GCCTGCCGCCGGTAGTATGGCTGTGGCTGCTGGGGCAGTGGGCACTGCAAGGTGGCTATCTTGGTTTTTAATCGACTGTTAATTAATAAATTAAAAATTATTCCGAAAAAACAGCCAGGATTGACAAGTATAAAAACCGGGGGCCGGTGTAGCTAAAGTATCCGCCTTTCTCTTCCTACCCCGGCTCATGGAGTTTACCCGCTACTCGGTTAATGACTTTCTGCTCGATGAGTCGTTTCAGGCCTACGTAGCCGATGGCGACTCGGCCGCGGGCCTTGGGTGGCAGGCTTGGTTGCGTGAGCACCCGGCCAAGCAGGCCGAGGCCGCCCAGGCCTACGCCCTGGTGCGAGCTCTGTACCAGGCCCAGCGCCCGGCCCTACCCCCCGGCCTCGAAGATGCCGAGTTTCAGCGCTTGCAGCAGGCTATTCGGCCGGCACTAGCCCCGCCGCGCCTACGTAGCCAGCGCCGCCTGCGCGTTCTGGCCAGCACCCTTACCACTATGGTGCTGCTGATGGCCTTGGGCCTGGCATGGTGGCAGTGGCAGCGCCCGGCTGCTATGCCCAGCGCTACCGTTCGCTATACTTCCGGGGCTGGCCAGCAGCGCACCGTTACGCTGCCCGATGGCTCGGTGGTGGTACTGAATGCTAATTCTACCCTGACCGCGGCCGCCCGCTGGACCGCCACCTCGCCCCGCGAAGTGTGGCTGACGGGCGAAGGCTACTTCCGGGTCACGCACCTGGCCCCGCGGCCGGTAGCGGATATTGCCGCGGCACCCGCGCCCGTCAAGTTTGTGGTGCACGCCGCCGACCTCAGCATTGCCGTGCTCGGCACGCAGTTCGACGTGAACAGCCGGGCCGGGGCTACCAAAGTGGTGCTGACTTCGGGCAAAGTGGCGGTGGAGCGCCAAACGCTGCTAACCCGCGAACACCTGCTCATGCAGCCCGGCGACCTAGTCGAAACGTCGGTCGCCCAGCCCCACCTGAGCCGGCGCGCGGTGCCGTCGGCCCTGTACTCTGCCTGGACCAGAGGCTTCTTCGAGTTTCACCAGACGCCGGTGCGCGACATTATGCAGTTGCTGCGCGACACGTATGGCCTGCGGGTGAGCGTGGCCGATTCGGCCATTTTGCGCCAGCGGGTGTCGGGTGCCGTAGCCGTGACCAAGGCCGAGTTGCTGCTGCCGGCGCTGGCCGAAATCCTCGACCTCCAGGTTACGCGCACGGGCAATACCGTGCGCTTTGAGCAAGCCCGCTAGGCGCGGCCACGCTTCCTCCGCTTCATCCTCTCCTTTTTCCCACCACACAATGACAAACTCTACTCGCTTCGTGCGGATGGCTTTGCTGCTGGGTAGCCTACCCCCCGCGGCCAGCAAAGCCCAGGTTATGCTGCCCCTGGCTATGCAGACCACGCCCATTTTGCCCGTTCCCAAAGTGCCCGCCGCCCCCCGGCAGCAGCCGCTGGAAGACTTTTTGCAGGAACTGCGCACTACCTACCAGGTTACGTTTCTGTACCGGAGCCAGCTAACCGAGGGCCAGTATGTTACGCCCGCTCACCCATCTTTCAGAACGCTGCAAGAGGCGCTGCGCTACCTGACCAAGCACAACAGCCTGCGCTTCAAGCAGCTCAGCAATGGCACCTACGTCATCGTGCCGGAAACGGCCGGCCAGCCGGGGCAGCCTATCGACTCGCTAGCCCTGACTCCAGCCGACCTGCCGGCTACTACGGCAGCGGCGACTGGTAATCAGACGCTTGCGCCCGGCGAGGTGCGCGTAACGGGCCGCATTACCGATGCCAAGGGGGAGGGCCTGCCCGGTGTGACGGTGCTCGTGAAAGGCACCACCACGGGCACCACCACCGACGCTACCGGCGCGTTCTCCATCGATGCGCCCGCCGACGCGACGCTGGTCGTCTCCTCCATTGGCTTTACCACCCAGGAAGTGGAGCTGGCCGGCCGCACCTCGATTACCCTGACGCTCAGCGATAACACCCAGCAGCTGAACGATGTGGTAGTGGTGGGCTACCTGACGCAGGAGCGCCAGAACGTGACCGGCTCGGTGGCTACGTTGGGAGCGACGAACGTGCGCCGCGCCCCGGTCGCCACGCTTTCCGAGGCTATTCAGGGCCGCCTGCCGGGTGTGCAGGTAGCCTCCAACGGAACGCCGGGCCAAACGCCGAACATCAATATTCGGGGGGTAGGCTCGATTAACAACGGCTCGGGGCCGCTTTTCATCATCGATGGCCTGTGGGTGACGGGTGGCCTGCGCGATTTTACGCCTCAGGACGTGGAAAGCGTGCAGGTGCTGAAAGATGCTGCTGCCCTGGCTCCCTATGGCGTGTCGGGGGCTAATGGTGTGGTAATCATCACCACCAGAAAAGGCAAATCGGGGACTACCGCCATCAATTTCAGCGGCTACGCGGGGCGGCAGAACATTGTGCGCCGCTACGACCTGGCCAACGCGGCGCAGTACACCGCCCTGGCTACCCAGGCTTATACTAACGCCGGCCTGCGCGTGCCCTCGGGTATTGCCAACCCGTCGGGGGTAGATACCGACTGGCAAAAAGAATTTTTCAAGACCGGGGCCATTCAGGATTACAGCCTGAGCTTTTCGGGCGGCGGCAACAACTCGAACTTCCTGGTTTCGGGCGATTATTTCAGCCAGTCGGGCACCGTTATCGGGCCGCGCTACGACCGCTACAACCTGCGGGTGAACTCGGGCTTTACAAAGGGCAAGCTGAAAGTGGGCGAAAACCTGGCCCTGACCCGCGCCAATCAGGTGCGCCTCAACGGTACGCCGTTTATTGATTTGCTGCGCATTACGCCCATCACGCCCATCTACGACCCGGCCAATCCGGGTGGCTTTGGCTACGGCGACTCCAACAACCGGCCCACGTTTGGCTCGAACCCCATTGGGGCGCAACGCCTGCTTCAGAACCTGGGCAGTAATAACCAGCTGCAAGGCAACGTATTTGCCGAGTATTCTTTCCTGCCCTCGCTGCGCTACCGCCTCAACCTGGGCACGCAGTACCGGGGCTTCCACGACCAGCGCCAGCAGCAGGCGGGCGGGCTGGCCCCGAACAACATCACCCCCGTTTCGGGCTACACCGATGCGCAGGGCAACGAGACGTTTTTGCTAGCCGAAAACACGCTGACATATGACCACAGCTTTGGCCTGCACAACCTGACGGTGGTAGCCGGCTACTCGGAGCAGAACGACCGCTTTGAGTTTACGCAGGGTGCCGCCCAGGGCTACGGCAACGGCCCTACCTACTACTGGGCGCTCGACGCCGGGGCTACCCCCCTGCCGGGCACGGGCTCGACCTACACCTGGGCCAAGCGCTCGTACTTTGGGCAGCTGACCTACGACTACGACGGGCGCTACCTCGTGACGGGGGCCTTTCGCCGCGACGGTTCGTCGCGCTTCTCGGCCGACCGCAAGTATGGCAATTTTGGGGCGGGCTCGGTGGGCTGGCGGGTGTCGAAGGAGAAATTCTTCGAAGGCATCACGGCCATCAGCGACCTGAAGCTGCGGGCCTCCTACGGTATTCTGGGTAACGACCAGCTCAACGGGGCGTATGGCGGCTCGTACCTCTACCAGGCCTTTATCAATCCCAACGTCAACTACAACTACGGGGGTAACCTGGCCAACGGTGCCACCCAAACGGCCCTGGGCTCGCCTTCGGTGGGCTGGGAAGAGCGCCGCACCCAGAACTACGGCCTCGACGTGGGCTTTCTGGATAACCACCTGACGGTGAGTGCGGACTACTACATCTCGGAAACCCGCAATGCTAATGTGAACCCCCAGATTCCGCTGTTTTTGGGCAACGCGGGCGGCGACCCTTTCCAGCAGATTGGCCGCATCCAAAATAAGGGCTTTGAGC
The genomic region above belongs to Hymenobacter psoromatis and contains:
- a CDS encoding FecR family protein; this translates as MEFTRYSVNDFLLDESFQAYVADGDSAAGLGWQAWLREHPAKQAEAAQAYALVRALYQAQRPALPPGLEDAEFQRLQQAIRPALAPPRLRSQRRLRVLASTLTTMVLLMALGLAWWQWQRPAAMPSATVRYTSGAGQQRTVTLPDGSVVVLNANSTLTAAARWTATSPREVWLTGEGYFRVTHLAPRPVADIAAAPAPVKFVVHAADLSIAVLGTQFDVNSRAGATKVVLTSGKVAVERQTLLTREHLLMQPGDLVETSVAQPHLSRRAVPSALYSAWTRGFFEFHQTPVRDIMQLLRDTYGLRVSVADSAILRQRVSGAVAVTKAELLLPALAEILDLQVTRTGNTVRFEQAR
- a CDS encoding SusC/RagA family TonB-linked outer membrane protein, translating into MTNSTRFVRMALLLGSLPPAASKAQVMLPLAMQTTPILPVPKVPAAPRQQPLEDFLQELRTTYQVTFLYRSQLTEGQYVTPAHPSFRTLQEALRYLTKHNSLRFKQLSNGTYVIVPETAGQPGQPIDSLALTPADLPATTAAATGNQTLAPGEVRVTGRITDAKGEGLPGVTVLVKGTTTGTTTDATGAFSIDAPADATLVVSSIGFTTQEVELAGRTSITLTLSDNTQQLNDVVVVGYLTQERQNVTGSVATLGATNVRRAPVATLSEAIQGRLPGVQVASNGTPGQTPNINIRGVGSINNGSGPLFIIDGLWVTGGLRDFTPQDVESVQVLKDAAALAPYGVSGANGVVIITTRKGKSGTTAINFSGYAGRQNIVRRYDLANAAQYTALATQAYTNAGLRVPSGIANPSGVDTDWQKEFFKTGAIQDYSLSFSGGGNNSNFLVSGDYFSQSGTVIGPRYDRYNLRVNSGFTKGKLKVGENLALTRANQVRLNGTPFIDLLRITPITPIYDPANPGGFGYGDSNNRPTFGSNPIGAQRLLQNLGSNNQLQGNVFAEYSFLPSLRYRLNLGTQYRGFHDQRQQQAGGLAPNNITPVSGYTDAQGNETFLLAENTLTYDHSFGLHNLTVVAGYSEQNDRFEFTQGAAQGYGNGPTYYWALDAGATPLPGTGSTYTWAKRSYFGQLTYDYDGRYLVTGAFRRDGSSRFSADRKYGNFGAGSVGWRVSKEKFFEGITAISDLKLRASYGILGNDQLNGAYGGSYLYQAFINPNVNYNYGGNLANGATQTALGSPSVGWEERRTQNYGLDVGFLDNHLTVSADYYISETRNANVNPQIPLFLGNAGGDPFQQIGRIQNKGFELLVGYNNTAGKLTYGITGNLTTISNTVMELGTSGGAANFFDAGPNGGVTRTEVGHEVGSFYLYQVDGIFQSGDNIAASAQPGAQPGDIRYHDTNGDGKIDFNDRVHVGRVFPKIQYGLNLTAAYGGFDVAAFFQGVQGNNVYNSGAYWLGRFDDPTNYPANLSPWTPTNPSTTTPRLALQSGTNTFGNTTRFLEDGSYLRMKNLQIGYSISKSLVEKVKGLGSVRIYLASQNLFTITKYSGYDPETIGGLDGSLLTRGVDEGNYPNPRTFTVGAQLGF